The DNA segment AccaccaaaccgagtccctctcaagccaatgagagggtgagacttcttgttcaaaacctagagtcagcacttaagagaacaacctatccaCTATCCCTAGAGtcggataggagtgaattctattttgtcggattatgtccctagctatctacccggtcttacctttaaaatgggaggcttattaagttggcactgttgaaccactctcacccatgcaaattaaaggatatcccaaataaacaagagttcatagttagtttagGACTAAGATTgtgttacctaggtcatcgaattaaAATAGCCAATCTTAACAGTAACcggcattataaagtaaaagtgaccaTTTCACAGTCcaatcttatgaaaactcattgcataggacgcctccactcgcatgtcttcacatgaacgattcaaagtgggttgcatctaTAGTATCCCCAAGTTAAGGTACCTAgctttatccctatactatagacctttttggctattaCTCAAACTCGATCCACTTTTATTTCTcgacataaagttcaagtattcatgctcaagggttcttaatttattggatttagggtaaAAATGTACAATAATTCACATATTCTATAACATCTTTACTGAATAAcctcaataataactttattgtgaaatagaatatgtttaatgtttacacaacacgagttttagaacatacaacccaacaagaaGATAGTTCTTCTCATCCAACTTCATATAGAGAACATGAATAGTACTGAAAGGGTGGCCAAAAGAAGAGCATACAACATTTATACTTGGAATAACTACCGCAGCTGATGAAGACGGTACAGTCCCAAATCTGTCTGTCTGAGGTGAGTTCAAAATTTCATCACCCATGGCGTTTGCGCGaatagctctgataccaagaaCGAATTTGGAAAATTTAGTATATAGATTTTGTGAATGTTGGAATCAATGATTTCACTCTTCCCCGGGGGtataaatatatagaaaaagaaTAAGGGAATATAATCCCAATCTATGAGAGAGAGCCATGTATAACAACCTACGTGGCTAAGAATAACAGAATACAATAATCTTAACAAATCTAGCGACACCGTATGTACACAAAGGGAAAGGGGAGAATCACACCGTTTCACCCTAACACCAAGCTTCTCAAGGAGTCATTTTACTCAACCTTCATGTTATGCATAGTTTTAGGCTTAGATCAGAGCTTGGTTCGAGTTTATTTAATGCTTAAACTCCTTACTTAACAATATATATGTTGGCTCAATCTAATCCTAAATCAAGAGTAATATGATTGTATAATAATAAGTTAAgttaaattattagtttattcCTTAATTTTTTTGGTTTATGTTTATTTAGTTCCGAACCAACGAAAGTAGTTACTATGTTCTCAAACTtccaattttatgtttaataagtctattaattttaaaaagtattcataaatttttaaacttttaattttgtatccaataaatcattaaattttcaattacgTGTCTATAGTTGAGTCTTCGATCATtttgatactttttttttattaattttaaatttgtggaTCTACTAGATACAAACGAAAACATTAGGATCTCATTAGAcatgaaaatataaattttcatcaaatagatcaattacttttaaaatatattttgaatacGTAGTAATCTATTAGATATGAATGGAAGGTTTTAAACCTAGACCAAAGGCCCGGTATGAAAACGATTTTGTTTTagtttccaacttcttaaatttatatttgtttactcctgattttttttcattatgatTTTtacatttcttaaaaaaatgctTGAACTCTCAACtaaattttaaccaaaaaaaaaacaagattttaaaaactacttttattaGTTTTCGAAACttgaatttgttttaaaaaaacatgagtaataattaaaataattaaactagATTACAAAAGAAACCctttaagtttttgaaaattatgtttttttcacataatttattatctatgagtttctttttttttttttttatttatttaagcaTTTCGAATtcttaacaaattttgaaaaagaaaaactactttttttttcttttagtttttaaaagttggttttgattttgaaaatactcATAAAAAGTTGACAACAAAACATAGAAACAAATAGATGGGAAtggtgtttatagacttaatttcaaaaaaccaaaaattcaCATTCGAAAGGTCACGAAACTGAATTTtactttttggtttttgatttcTTAAATTCAAACTTATAAACCTTACTTTCACCCATTAATTACTATGTTTTGTAATCTACTTTTAAGAATGTattcaaaaaccaaactaaggttaaaaaactaaaacattAGATCTcgttggtaaccatttcgttttgtgtttttgaaagttaagcttattttctcttaatttttttatttacatatCACTTATGTACAGGAGtcgaatttttagtcaaattccaaaaacaaaaacaagtttttgaaaactattattttagttttcaatatttGGCTTAAACGAAGGtcatgtttggtaactattttgtttttcattttttgttttttaaaactaagctTATTTCCTtcctatttcttacaatgattcgtatcattcttaagtacaatggttaaattcttagccaaatttaaaaaacaaaaacaagtttttaaaacctattttttttagttttcaaattttaacttggttttctaaaccattgataaaaagtagataacaaaaaaagaggtagaagtagtggttatagacttaattttcaaaaaccaaaaacaaaaaatcaaatgattatctaACCGGGCTGAAATGATTATAAAACaagaacttaatttttaaaagtttgttttggtttttagaatttgattaaaatttagAGTATTTAGTtgagaaatatgaaaactaCGATAAATAAGTtataaaaaacataattttcaaaaatcaaatactagggtctcgtttggtaactattagGTTtctggttttttgtttttgaaaatcaagtttatagacactacttctacccctacattttttcctttgttatatactttttaccaatgatttaaaaaatcaagccaaaatttgaaaattaaaaaattaacttttaaaaatttgtttttggttttgaaatttgactaaaaatgcaaatcattataaaaaaattgagagaaaatagatttatttttctaaaaatcgaaaataaaaaacgaaataacTGCTGAATGCAacctaaataattattattcgAATCCAAATAGTTATCAACAGATCCTAAAGTTATAATCACGAACATCGatttataactatatattatcaACACATCATTAGTTCTTATTTCGTAAGAAAGTGTCACACACCCACTCAAAAAAGTAGACTTGAAGCAACGACATGTCGGATTAAGCTAAAGGCTAAGGATAGTATTGAGCAATGAGTTCAAGATGGGCCCACAGCTCCAAAGGCTTAGACATCATCACCATATGATCTGATCCTTCAATCTCCACCACACGATCAGGTGGGTTCTTCTCGATCATCCACCGTTGAAAATCTCTATTACCAACCAAATCCTTTTCCGACATGACGAATACTCGTTTAACTGAACCATAATTTTTCTCCGACAGCTTCAATTCATCGGTGATGTCTTTTTCACCGAACAATGACACTGGCCTCATTAACAATGTCGCCAATGTTAAATCCTGTGTATTATTGctgtaattaattattttaaccaAGCCCTtctaaatttaaacttaaaccaaattgattaattacaagtttagttacTAAAGTTCCGATTATGTTTATAGACCCTTAAATTtctatagaaaaaatatcaatttaaacctcaaatttgatatatttgatcaattttaattttaatatcttaattttatcaatttaaaccataatgGTATCAATTTACACATTTGTTTAAGTGTTCATTTCAACTCCTATAAAAAGGGCTTCTCATACACGTCCAAAACTACATATATGCTCTATGATATGTCTTtatctgtttttttttataagaaataaaattgataaagaTAATTATAATGACTAACACAAAGTGTTTTTTTAGAGCAGGTTGGCCTATGGATTGATTCGTTTGGAAGATATTTGAATCAACCCATTAGACTAGCTAGTCAAATGGACTAATCAACGGGTCTACCTAATTATGTATGTaccaaaatttgagaaaaatatatttttagtctaTGAGGTTTGAGGTTTATGGGTTAAACAGAGAATAAAGTTCACAACTACTATTTCTCAACTCCTTGGATAAAAATACTCTAAATTAATAAAGGGTACTCGTTCTCATAAAgtgatgaattaattttaaatcaattttccaATTAATCCAATAATATTGACAAGTTTTCGAATATAATTAACATCCATTACAAAATTTTGGTTATTCCCGACGATAAAAAAAAGAGTCGACGATTTTAACCTCTCCCAACGGTGGAAATAAGAGGTCAGGATAAATATTTGTCCCGACAGTTTAGGAAAAACCGTCAAGATTTTAAACACTCTCGACGGTCTCCTAAGGAACCTTCAGGTTTATTGCACTTTTGCCCGACTTTTTAATTTATCCCGCGCAACAACCGTTGNTCTCGACGGTCTCCTAAGGAACCTTCAGGTTTATTGCACTTTTGCCCGACTTTTTAATTTATCCCGCGCAACAACCGTTGGAATTTCTTATTTAAGTCCGACGGTGGTCAACCAACCGTCGAGCAAGATGTGCAGTATACAAAACCCATCTATTGGAATTTTTTTATGTCATCTGATAATGGTCTAATAAACATTCTACTAACTTAAAGTTAAGTGATgatcattttaaaatattttacaaactaAAGTATTGGCTTTAAAATTTTATCGACCAAAAGATATGGGCTTGAAActtattgacaaaaaaaaacatttttatccTAAAAATTTTTGTACAGTACAATTTATCTATGTTTTATATAGGTAAAAAGTAaacttttaatatatttttatttaatacatattttttagttaataattaattttaaaatgttaaaaattatttttttaaaaaaaagttgttttcaaataaagaaaaatgaaccaaaatatttacaaataatagtaaaatattataatctatctgtgatagactgCCATATgtagtgatagactactatttatATCTGATGTAGTCTATCGCAATCTATCATAAtcgactgtgatattttgctattaattataaatatttttagtagttttgtcatctaaaataattttccaaaaaatatataccttaaatgaaattttataaaACCAATGTTCTTGTGagtaaaatcaataaaaaccACCTAAAATCTTAAATgaagattaaataaaaatataaattaattcttttgagtaaaatcaataaaaaccACCTAAAATCTTGAATcaagattaaataaaaatataaattcaatacatattttaataactttaattaaaaaaaaatctaaaaagctAAGGGTTGACTCAATGAgctaaaaatttagaatttaataaatgaatatgtaAACACAACTCAAACTCGATTCAAACTTTGATATTATAAGTTAGCCTAGAGTCATGTGCTTGATCATTAAAGATATAGGTTATTgaatatttaacatttttttaaaaaaatattttattatttatttatttattccttTTAAGGACTCAATTCTACGTTCCTATAATATAGAAAGTGAAATGTCAGTTTTACATTCTACTTTTCCTTTTATAATTAGTAAAGAACGTACAAGCTTCTCCCTGATTTCTTCCTTTGATCTTCTACCGGTTTTCTCTTCTTCCGATTGAGATTGTGAGTTAATTTCATGAGAGCACAATAGAGTTTCATAAGAGAATCGTTGTATCTTCGGAATGGAGTGACACATAACTCAGTACGGTGGATACATATTCTCTATGGACAATGTTTATTGACGTGTCTCGATCTCATAAATTACAGGAAGTtccaatttcttattttatgattaccttaattattttatatttatttcagaAATTTTTATTCCCCTAAATGTTTTTAACAATCATAGAGAAGATGCGTCTAGAAATTTTCTGAATGTTTGCATTGAATGATGTTGAAGAAATCATGATCTCCCAAGGTCGAAGTACTGTTTTTGCGGAGcttgaaaaaaaatcttcttcttctgttaattaaaatttgacataatttatttatgtttgtgATGGTGGAAGCAAATGATAAAAGGGAAAGAAATTGGATGGGTTGACGTGAAGAGACAGCAATACAGAAGTTCACGGGGCGAGTGGGGTCGGGGATGTCATTCTCCATTCCCGTTcccgctccccatttcattcctcATCCTCGTGAAATTCTTCACAGGTATTGGGACGGGATTCTTCGCGAGAATTTTTTCTcgttacctttttttttaaaaaaatcaattaatttaaattactaatgtgaacaaattttaattaaataattaactttatcactaaattatttattatgattagttttatatgacaatttgaaattaaaaataaattactcaaattttggcctaaaaaaactaattaattttttttaatagaaataaataaatataaatcaaattattcatatacagaatctaaatttaaatattcaatttaaacatatatattatcttttccaataaataatcaaatttgaaatttaaatgtaatatttatataatgataataataacataacattagataactatactaaataaatatgtaaaagctaatcggtGGCAGGGGGGACGGGGGACGGGATATTCCCCATCTCCGTTTAGCTCAcggagaattttttttccctcacTCCCTCCACAATTCCCCGCCTAATCGGGGCATTCTCGCGGGCCCCGTCCCCATAgagaaattggacatctctagacAACAGAAGCAAGATTAGTGTTCATCCATCCCTTCGTCTCTTTCCCTTCCACATTCGTCCATTTTTAATTCCAATTcctctaatttcatttagtaaccattgtgttttttgtttttgtttttgaaaagtaaGACTATGAATATTacttccatctccaaatttctttcattGTCATCTACTTTTCAttcatgatttaaaaaaccaagttaaatttgagaactaaaaaaaaagtagttttcaaaaagtttttttttttatttggctaaaaattcaactattgcacttaagaaagatgcaaattatgctaagaaatgtggataatacaggcttaatttaaaaaaaaaaaaaaaaaatcaaaaaccaaaaaccaaaatccaaaaatcaaatagtaaCCTAATTTCTATATGATGGTACATGGGGAGATGGGCTGTTTTAATTGTCGATTTAAATGGTGGAATGGATATATTGGTGAATATGATTATCCCCAAATTTTGTTAGTTAATTCAACTTGTAGGCCAAGTTATTGAGCCTCTGCAATTTTTTAGTATACAACTCAAATTTGTTAAGTTTtggttatttcatttttaaatgaattttatataggttacttttcaatatattttgaGCTTAAATATATCAAAGATACAAAAGTATATCTTACATGGATTTATAAAGTTATTCTCATGGCTATATTTGAGTATGATATTCAAGTCACATATATAAAGTAATCCTACTAAATATAGTGATTtctcatttatttatattataggaAGTTATAATTTCTTATTCTATTATTATCTTAATTATTGTAGATTTATTTCAGAAATTTCTATTCTCTTTAATGTTTCTAAAAGAGATGGCTCGATATGGACTCCAAAAAAGCTTTAAGCTGACCTAACTTTGATTTGGATCGAGCTTGAACCTATACATTTAAGTATGAATCGACCCAATGATGAAGGTAACTTTTATGGACATATTTGAGACACTCATCTTTCAAACTTCAAAGCTCGGGAGTAAAAGTGTATTTTTGGgggaaaaaaaccatttttaaatACTTACCTCAGGTGGGCTGAGCTGATAAACTTTGGAAGCCAAAAAGCGCGGCCCAAAGACGAAGGCAGTGGGAGGCCGATTGGGGCCATCGCCATACGAGTAAACGCTATCCATCATTGATTAATTCCTCTCGAACACCTTCCCATAAATCATCGATATGTTCAAAGCCGGGCCGGGCATCGTAGCAGTGACGAACACGGCCGCGGAAATCCTCGCCGGAAACTCCTCCATGGCTTTCGCGACGGCCAATCCGCCAAGGCTATGCCCGACGAGGATCACCTTTTGGTGCTGAGGGAGAGCCGACATGAAATCAACCAGAGGCTGGAAGTATTGAGAAATGGATCGGACGGTGTCCGGTTGCCGGAGGTCGATTCCGGAGGCGGCCAAGTCGAGGGCGGTGACGCGGTGGCCGGAGGATTTAAGGAGAGGGAGGAGTTTGAACCAGGACCAGGCGCCATGGCAGGATCCGTGGATGAAGACAAAGTGTTTGTGAAAATGCGGCTGAGAAGAATTGGAGAATGGGAAGAAGAGGGACAGGGGAATGAGTAGTAACAGGTATTTGTTATTGATCTTGTTCTTGTTCATCTCCATTTGATTGATTAGAGGAAGATTATTGACCTGAAATTAGTGCGATTGGAAACTTTGGGCTTACATCCCCACAAGGGAAAGCTactaatcaaataaacaaattgaAGTCTTTGTCTCAAGATATTGAGCTAATTTAAAAGTCTGAGTTATTATTACGTTTAGATTCAAGTTTGATATTTGTTGATCCTGGGTCTATTTTTCGAGAGATTGTTGTagggaaaaattaattttggatttagttttgGTTTCGAATTATAGGCCCTTTagtccttttttttaatttgttttcaatttcgttatccattttaaaatgttataattttatcttttaaatttaaatttggtatcaatttagttcttcaatttcaagatttacctttttgattttttatttaatactcACTTTTCTTCATTAGTGTTAacatctattaattaattttaaaaaaattaaataaattatagttAATGCactattaaaattgaaagaaaattttgctttataattatttcaaattaattaatagacattaacgtTAATGGAAGCGTAAGTGAatacttaataaaaaaaaatgagattaaAAGTGTGAATCTTTACTTCTAATGACTAAATTGAAGtctgaaacaaaactcaaaactaaaaactaagatctcatttggtaaccatttcggtcccgtttggtaacttttttttttttttgaaaattaagcttgaTGGACACTATTTCTATcaccaaatttcttcttttgttatcgaTTCACCAATGGTtcaaaaaatcaagccaaattttcggaattaaaaaagtagttttcaaaaagttattttgtttttagaatttgattaagaattcaaccattgtacttaaaagaaagatgcaaattattgtaagaaatgacattttaaaaactaaaacaaaaaaccatttgatgaaatatgcttaattttcaaaattaaaacaaaaaaccaaatgattatcaaacgggtcattcgttttttgtttgtttttttgttttttttttttgaaattaagcgtataatattattttcaccttcaaatttattcttttcttttctactataaaaattcaacccaaatttttaaaaatacaaaaaaaataacttttaaaaatttgttttatttttagattttggctaagaattcaactattatacttcacaaaaatgcaaatcattgataacatgggagaaaatagatttaattttaaaaaactaaaaataaaaaaagtgaaatgattatcaaatagaacttaaatatgtaatttttttgaaaCTAGGGATCAAATGAACTAAATTCAGAATGTAGGgattaaaaagattttttttcccaattatatgaatctatagaaaatggaatacaaatttatggatatttattgaatatttttgctatatttattgaataagatagGGATATTTTAAACACAAGATAGAGAATTCAAAGGGGACCTACTAGACATTTTCATACAAATTCAGAACTAACTTtgtaattaaaaagaaaaaaagaaaaagtagaaaTAGGGTGTGTTCGAGTATGACGCCCTTAAAATCATTGgttatataaaaatcaaaactaatGTCACTATTCTATATTGTTTATCATGGATgtttcatttgataatcattttgatcccatatgataattatttaagttttttttta comes from the Benincasa hispida cultivar B227 chromosome 5, ASM972705v1, whole genome shotgun sequence genome and includes:
- the LOC120077589 gene encoding methylesterase 3-like → MMDSVYSYGDGPNRPPTAFVFGPRFLASKVYQLSPPEDLTLATLLMRPVSLFGEKDITDELKLSEKNYGSVKRVFVMSEKDLVGNRDFQRWMIEKNPPDRVVEIEGSDHMVMMSKPLELWAHLELIAQYYP